A region from the Sulfitobacter sp. D7 genome encodes:
- a CDS encoding ABC transporter permease, translating to MDILDILLQASFWTAAIRIASPLIFAALGELICERAGVLNLGIEGIMVVGAFAGWLTVYLGGGLWFGVAVAMLSGMAFGLVHGVLTVPFGLSQHVVGLGITLLATSLTYYCYRLVLPEVTSPPKIEAFQPLEIPILSDIPVIGPALFNQTPLTYLAFVLVVVVTLVLYRTPMGLALRAAGENPAAVEAQGLSVSAIRIGAVMVGSGFMAVGGAFLTMSAFNSFFFEMVNGRGWICIALVVFGSWKPGKTLLGAVLFAAFDALQIRVQQTPLGADIPYQIFLMAPYILSILALVVMSRRAQVPAALMVPFNKGER from the coding sequence ATGGATATTCTCGACATTCTCCTTCAGGCGAGCTTTTGGACCGCCGCCATCCGCATCGCCTCGCCGCTGATCTTTGCCGCTCTGGGCGAGTTGATCTGTGAGCGAGCAGGGGTGCTGAACCTCGGCATCGAAGGCATCATGGTCGTCGGCGCTTTCGCCGGCTGGCTCACCGTCTATCTCGGCGGCGGCCTGTGGTTCGGCGTGGCGGTGGCAATGCTATCGGGCATGGCCTTTGGCTTGGTGCATGGGGTGCTGACGGTGCCCTTTGGCCTCAGCCAGCATGTCGTCGGCCTTGGCATCACGCTGCTGGCCACATCGCTGACCTACTATTGCTACCGTCTGGTGCTGCCCGAGGTCACCTCGCCGCCGAAGATTGAAGCCTTCCAACCGCTTGAAATCCCGATCCTCTCCGATATCCCCGTGATCGGCCCTGCGCTTTTTAACCAGACCCCGCTGACCTATCTCGCCTTTGTGCTGGTCGTCGTCGTGACGCTGGTCCTTTACCGCACGCCCATGGGCCTTGCCCTGCGCGCAGCGGGCGAAAACCCGGCCGCGGTCGAGGCGCAGGGCCTCAGCGTTTCTGCCATCCGCATCGGCGCAGTGATGGTCGGCAGCGGGTTCATGGCCGTGGGCGGGGCGTTTCTGACGATGAGCGCGTTCAACTCCTTCTTCTTTGAGATGGTCAACGGACGCGGGTGGATCTGCATCGCGCTGGTGGTCTTCGGCTCATGGAAACCGGGCAAGACGCTCTTAGGCGCGGTGCTGTTCGCGGCCTTTGATGCGTTGCAAATCCGCGTGCAACAAACGCCGCTCGGGGCCGACATTCCCTATCAAATCTTCCTGATGGCGCCTTATATCCTGTCAATCCTCGCGCTGGTCGTGATGTCCCGCCGGGCACAGGTGCCAGCGGCGCTGATGGTGCCGTTCAACAAGGGGGAGCGCTGA
- a CDS encoding amidohydrolase family protein, translating to MFDLIIKGGTLPDGRSTDIGIKADKITAIEDLFTAEARETIDASGDLVSPPFVDPHFHMDATLSYGTPRINASGTLLEGIGLWGELKEVMTQDEVKARALEYCDWAASLGLLAIRSHVDTCDDRLLGVEALLDVRETVKDYIDLQLVAFPQDGLYRDPTAHENTIRALDMGVDVVGGIPHFERTMADGARSVTALCELAAERGLMVDLHCDETDDPHSRHIETLAYETQRLGLQGRVAGSHLTSMHSMDNYYVSKLLPLMAEAEVAAIPNPLINITLQGRHDTYPKRRGLTRVKEMQAMGIDVGWGQDCVMDPWYSMGTGDMLDVAFMGLHVAQMTSPEEMHRCFDMVTNVNARILGLQDYGLKVGATASMVVLDAGNPIEALRLRPDRLCVVAKGRVISRQSRNDARLSLPGRPDSVRRRHSAHS from the coding sequence ATGTTCGACCTCATCATCAAAGGCGGCACACTGCCCGACGGCCGCAGCACCGACATCGGCATCAAGGCCGACAAAATCACCGCCATCGAAGACCTCTTTACCGCTGAAGCGCGCGAGACCATCGACGCCAGCGGCGACCTCGTCAGCCCGCCCTTCGTCGACCCGCATTTCCACATGGATGCCACGCTCAGCTACGGCACCCCTCGGATCAACGCCTCCGGCACGCTGCTCGAAGGCATCGGCCTCTGGGGCGAACTCAAAGAGGTCATGACCCAAGACGAGGTCAAAGCCCGCGCGCTGGAATATTGCGACTGGGCGGCCTCGCTCGGCCTGCTGGCCATCCGCAGCCATGTCGACACCTGCGATGATCGTCTGCTGGGCGTCGAAGCCCTGCTCGACGTGCGCGAAACCGTCAAAGACTACATCGACCTGCAACTCGTCGCCTTCCCCCAAGACGGGCTCTACCGCGACCCGACGGCGCATGAAAACACCATCCGCGCGCTCGACATGGGCGTCGACGTTGTCGGCGGCATCCCGCATTTCGAGCGTACCATGGCCGATGGTGCCCGTTCCGTCACAGCACTCTGCGAACTCGCCGCCGAGCGCGGCCTGATGGTCGATCTGCATTGCGACGAGACCGACGACCCCCATTCGCGTCACATTGAGACGCTGGCCTATGAGACCCAACGCCTCGGCCTACAGGGCAGGGTGGCTGGCTCGCACCTCACTTCAATGCATTCGATGGACAACTACTATGTCTCGAAACTGTTGCCGCTGATGGCCGAGGCTGAGGTCGCCGCGATTCCCAATCCGCTGATCAACATCACCCTGCAGGGCCGCCACGATACCTATCCCAAACGCCGTGGCCTGACCCGCGTGAAGGAGATGCAGGCCATGGGCATCGACGTCGGATGGGGGCAGGATTGCGTCATGGACCCCTGGTATTCCATGGGCACGGGCGACATGCTCGACGTGGCCTTCATGGGGCTGCATGTGGCGCAAATGACCTCGCCCGAGGAAATGCACCGCTGTTTCGACATGGTGACGAATGTGAACGCGCGGATTCTGGGCTTGCAGGATTACGGCCTCAAGGTCGGCGCGACGGCCTCCATGGTGGTGCTGGACGCGGGCAACCCGATTGAGGCGCTGCGCCTGCGGCCCGACCGTCTGTGCGTGGTGGCCAAGGGGCGGGTGATCTCACGCCAGTCGCGCAATGATGCGCGGCTCAGCCTGCCCGGGCGGCCGGACAGCGTACGCCGCCGCCACAGCGCACATTCGTAA
- the gap gene encoding type I glyceraldehyde-3-phosphate dehydrogenase has product MTTKIAINGFGRIGRCVLRALIENGFDGIEVVAINDLTDAENLLHLLKYDSVHGRLTADAELKDGSLHVAGQTIRMTAERDPAKLPWGDVDVAYECTGFFTTRDAAVKHLENGSKRVLISAPGKGVDRTVVYGVNHQELTAEDVIVSNASCTTNCLAPVAKVLDDTFGIETGYMTTIHAYTGDQPTHDSPHRDPYRGRAAALSMVPTSTGAAAAISEVIPHLKGVLEGSAVRVPTANVSLVDLCIMPKKTATAEAVNAAMQEAANGALKGVLAYEPAPLVSADFNHDPHSSTLAPEQTRVTDGGMIRVVSWYDNEWGFSNRMNDTARALAALI; this is encoded by the coding sequence ATGACCACAAAAATCGCGATCAACGGCTTTGGCCGCATCGGACGTTGCGTGCTGCGCGCGCTGATCGAGAACGGCTTTGACGGGATCGAAGTCGTTGCCATCAACGATCTGACCGATGCCGAAAACCTGTTGCACCTGCTGAAATACGACTCCGTCCATGGTCGCCTGACCGCGGACGCGGAATTGAAAGACGGCAGCCTGCATGTCGCAGGCCAGACCATCCGCATGACGGCGGAACGTGACCCGGCGAAACTGCCTTGGGGCGATGTCGATGTCGCCTATGAATGCACCGGTTTCTTCACCACGCGCGATGCGGCGGTGAAGCATTTGGAAAACGGCAGCAAGCGGGTGCTGATCTCGGCCCCCGGCAAGGGCGTTGACCGCACCGTGGTCTACGGGGTGAACCATCAAGAACTGACCGCCGAAGACGTGATCGTCTCCAACGCCTCTTGCACCACCAACTGCCTCGCTCCGGTGGCCAAGGTGCTCGACGACACCTTTGGGATCGAGACCGGCTATATGACCACGATCCACGCCTATACCGGCGACCAGCCGACCCACGACAGCCCGCACCGCGATCCGTATCGGGGCCGCGCCGCTGCCTTGTCGATGGTGCCAACGTCCACCGGTGCCGCTGCCGCGATTTCCGAGGTAATCCCGCATCTTAAAGGCGTGCTCGAAGGCTCTGCCGTGCGGGTGCCAACGGCCAATGTCTCGCTCGTTGATCTGTGCATCATGCCCAAGAAAACCGCCACGGCAGAGGCGGTGAACGCGGCGATGCAAGAGGCGGCCAACGGTGCGCTGAAGGGCGTGCTGGCCTATGAACCCGCGCCATTGGTTTCGGCTGATTTCAACCACGATCCGCATTCCTCGACCCTTGCCCCCGAGCAGACGCGGGTGACCGATGGCGGCATGATCCGCGTGGTCAGCTGGTACGACAATGAATGGGGTTTCTCGAACCGCATGAACGACACCGCGCGTGCGCTTGCCGCGTTGATCTAA